A genomic segment from Lignipirellula cremea encodes:
- a CDS encoding GumC family protein has protein sequence MTTELSLVSPDAEGSSPRDIMQAALRFLQVLRRRKGYVLAMLAGAAVLGAAYYVAAPRMYEAKASLLITQTGPDVMSSGTASAASGDSLIPTYEKLFTSAVVLNSAVEKLQDAPPEVVLAFDAAPSKEWAKTIEQNLRASSKRGTNLIELSYRAKSPEAATAVVAAILSSYLDFMDKNHKDVSLEIVTILDQERKQVEETLAEKQDQMLDLQHRVGDLGMREGSTVVHPAVQRVVELNRTLIEAQKNRVHLEALQTAVGDAVREGRDLRQHLLTFSPEIGRELLVSSMGLGPEFATNLRQIERQLIDERGQLNNMLAHYGEAHPKVIALRNSIVSGEQYMADIRFKAETQQNSIAGQQLAPLLTSLIAQRLAETRANEKQLLVEYQSSEAEAVSLNDRVAALQLVDNEVQRLRRLHETLLNQISKIDINQNQSDVRVAVVGEPLANENPVSPNLKMTVLMSLLIGLGGGAALVYGIDLLDDRFRSPEEMVEQLGAKLLAAIRPLSLTETHGAQAVQVHVNPTAVESEAFRTLRTVLSFGDLEGNRLIVTSTEPSDGKTTVISNLGASFAQSGKRTLLIDCDLRKPGLSTLFQVRGLPGLSDLLRSSEPVGAMCEQRILSTGIPDLDLLPCGPKAFDAAELLSGSRIEELIAWAEIHYDQLLIDTPPILAASDAALAARHTDGILMVVQPVKNNRRLVMRAVDEIRALDLNLIGVIANRIDVAQAGYYGYGYGYGYGENDSDDDHISPTSTTATSTPQHSPVVRRPDRTSSQPTSTPTTPTRRRPAATQSDNHQPQVTRRRRAA, from the coding sequence ATGACGACAGAACTCTCCCTGGTGTCGCCGGATGCCGAAGGCTCCAGTCCTCGTGATATCATGCAGGCGGCGTTGCGTTTCCTGCAGGTGCTCCGCCGTCGCAAAGGTTATGTGCTGGCGATGCTGGCGGGCGCCGCCGTACTGGGTGCGGCCTATTACGTCGCCGCCCCGCGGATGTACGAAGCGAAAGCCTCGCTGCTGATCACCCAGACCGGTCCCGATGTGATGAGCTCCGGCACGGCCTCAGCCGCCAGCGGCGATTCGCTGATTCCGACCTATGAAAAGTTGTTCACCAGCGCCGTTGTGCTGAACAGCGCCGTGGAGAAACTGCAGGACGCCCCGCCCGAGGTGGTGCTGGCCTTTGACGCCGCGCCTTCCAAGGAGTGGGCCAAAACCATCGAACAGAATCTCCGCGCCAGCTCCAAACGCGGCACCAATCTGATCGAGCTCAGCTATCGGGCCAAAAGCCCCGAAGCGGCCACCGCGGTCGTGGCGGCGATTCTGAGTTCCTATCTGGACTTCATGGACAAGAACCATAAAGACGTCTCCCTGGAGATCGTCACCATCCTTGACCAGGAACGGAAACAGGTCGAAGAGACGCTCGCCGAGAAGCAGGATCAAATGCTCGACCTGCAGCACCGGGTCGGCGACCTGGGGATGCGGGAAGGCTCGACGGTGGTGCACCCGGCCGTGCAGCGCGTGGTCGAACTGAACCGTACGCTGATCGAAGCCCAGAAGAACCGCGTGCATCTGGAAGCGCTGCAGACCGCTGTCGGCGACGCCGTGCGCGAGGGTCGCGACCTGCGGCAGCACCTGCTGACGTTCTCGCCGGAGATCGGCCGGGAACTGCTGGTCAGCAGCATGGGTCTGGGTCCCGAGTTCGCCACCAACCTGCGGCAGATTGAACGGCAGCTGATCGACGAACGCGGCCAGCTGAATAACATGCTGGCCCACTACGGCGAAGCCCATCCCAAAGTGATCGCCCTGCGGAACTCGATCGTCTCGGGCGAGCAGTACATGGCCGACATCCGCTTCAAAGCCGAAACGCAGCAAAACAGCATCGCCGGCCAGCAGCTGGCGCCGCTGCTGACCTCGCTGATCGCCCAGCGACTGGCCGAGACGCGGGCGAACGAGAAGCAGCTGCTGGTGGAATACCAGTCATCGGAAGCAGAGGCCGTCAGCCTGAACGACCGGGTGGCCGCGCTGCAGCTGGTCGATAACGAGGTGCAACGACTGCGGCGGCTGCATGAAACGCTGCTCAACCAGATCTCCAAAATCGACATCAACCAGAACCAGTCCGATGTGCGCGTGGCGGTCGTCGGCGAACCGCTGGCTAACGAAAACCCGGTCTCGCCCAACCTGAAAATGACGGTGCTGATGAGCCTGCTGATCGGCCTGGGCGGCGGGGCCGCTTTGGTCTACGGCATCGACCTGCTCGACGACCGCTTCCGCTCGCCGGAAGAAATGGTCGAACAGCTGGGCGCCAAACTGCTGGCCGCGATCCGGCCGCTGAGCCTGACCGAAACGCACGGCGCCCAGGCGGTGCAAGTGCATGTGAACCCGACCGCGGTGGAAAGCGAAGCGTTCCGCACGCTGCGAACCGTACTCAGCTTTGGCGACCTGGAAGGGAACCGGCTGATCGTCACCAGTACAGAGCCCAGCGACGGGAAAACGACCGTCATCTCCAACCTGGGCGCCTCGTTCGCGCAGTCCGGCAAACGGACGCTGCTGATCGACTGCGACCTGCGGAAGCCGGGTCTATCGACGCTGTTCCAGGTCCGCGGCCTGCCCGGCCTGAGCGACCTGCTGCGTTCTTCGGAACCCGTCGGCGCCATGTGCGAACAGCGGATCCTGTCGACCGGCATCCCCGATCTGGACCTGCTGCCATGCGGTCCCAAAGCGTTCGATGCGGCCGAACTGCTCAGCGGTTCTCGCATTGAAGAGCTGATCGCCTGGGCGGAAATCCATTACGACCAGCTGCTGATCGACACGCCGCCGATCCTGGCGGCGAGCGACGCGGCCCTGGCCGCCCGGCACACGGACGGCATCCTGATGGTCGTCCAGCCGGTGAAGAACAACCGCCGGCTGGTGATGCGAGCAGTGGACGAAATCCGCGCCCTGGACCTGAACCTGATCGGCGTCATCGCCAACCGGATCGACGTCGCCCAGGCCGGCTACTACGGTTACGGCTACGGATACGGCTACGGCGAAAACGACAGCGACGACGACCACATCAGCCCCACGTCCACCACCGCAACCTCAACGCCCCAGCATTCCCCCGTGGTGCGACGTCCAGATCGCACCTCTTCGCAACCGACCTCAACCCCAACCACCCCCACCCGTCGTCGCCCCGCCGCCACACAGTCAGACAACCACCAGCCCCAAGTCACCCGCCGCCGCCGCGCCGCCTGA
- a CDS encoding HAD family hydrolase, with the protein MDMIAGVIFDLDGTLIDSALDFEAMRREMQLAPGQPILETLEGMPPAEADWRWEILLQHELDGANRSRPLAGVAELLAELDRRRMPRAIITRNSRAMAEAMLVHLAGGFAPIISRDDGPAKPDPWSILHICEQWRIAPAQAVMVGDFHFDIETGRRAGSRTAYYRQGREQHPSDPPADFSFAAFDEPAFRQFLFGDTGTS; encoded by the coding sequence ATGGATATGATTGCTGGCGTCATCTTTGACCTGGACGGCACCCTGATCGACTCAGCGCTGGATTTTGAGGCGATGCGCCGGGAGATGCAGCTTGCTCCCGGGCAGCCGATTCTGGAAACGCTGGAGGGGATGCCGCCTGCCGAAGCCGACTGGCGCTGGGAAATTCTCCTGCAGCATGAACTGGACGGCGCCAATCGGTCCCGTCCTCTGGCAGGCGTGGCCGAGTTGCTGGCGGAGCTGGACCGGCGACGCATGCCCCGGGCCATCATTACCCGCAACAGCCGCGCCATGGCGGAAGCCATGCTGGTGCATCTGGCCGGCGGGTTTGCGCCCATCATCTCTCGCGACGATGGCCCGGCAAAGCCCGATCCCTGGTCGATCCTGCACATTTGCGAGCAATGGAGGATTGCCCCCGCCCAGGCGGTCATGGTGGGGGACTTTCATTTTGATATCGAAACGGGACGTCGAGCCGGTTCGCGAACCGCGTACTATCGCCAGGGACGCGAGCAGCATCCGTCCGATCCGCCGGCCGATTTCTCTTTTGCCGCGTTCGACGAGCCGGCGTTCCGCCAGTTCCTGTTTGGCGACACGGGTACTTCCTGA
- a CDS encoding type II secretion system F family protein, whose product MPEFFYLALTAEGQRTSGKVQAEDLPAAQRLLAERGWTIDEIQPLPQGASRYTTAETEELASRLTDVAQAGLPLAAGLRAAAEETDSSALRRTFRILAERLEEGVDLPTALRLPEVKAPPFLQILLNQTTSRQPVAVASELIRHYQLVGELRRSLLVAMVYPCFTLLLAILVFAAAQWFVVRRFRDFYAEMELELPASAQLLFFSAEVGPPMVLVLLLIGLVTAVTLRFGLGRARWGMLLEYVPIVGVLRKWASLAEISRQTGALARLQTPLPGALLAVGSSCCDISFRGFCQRLAERVAAGSSLSQAFRSERRAPIAMQPFLRWGEAEDRLPEALEAAGEMLEQRLQVRAELVQRLGPVMVYFTTALLVVGLLLSVLITLSVLASIMLWLS is encoded by the coding sequence ATGCCGGAATTCTTCTACCTCGCCCTGACTGCGGAAGGCCAGCGGACCAGCGGCAAGGTGCAGGCCGAGGACCTGCCTGCCGCCCAGCGACTGCTGGCGGAACGCGGCTGGACGATCGACGAAATCCAACCGCTACCGCAGGGGGCAAGCCGCTACACAACGGCCGAAACTGAAGAGCTTGCCAGTCGTTTGACCGACGTCGCCCAGGCCGGCTTGCCGCTCGCTGCAGGCTTGCGGGCTGCTGCCGAAGAGACCGATTCCTCCGCGCTGCGCCGCACCTTTCGTATCCTGGCCGAAAGACTGGAAGAAGGGGTCGACCTGCCGACCGCGCTCCGACTGCCGGAAGTCAAGGCGCCGCCATTTCTGCAGATCCTGTTAAACCAGACAACCAGCCGCCAGCCGGTGGCGGTGGCCAGCGAGCTGATTCGTCATTATCAGCTGGTGGGGGAACTCCGACGTTCGCTGCTGGTGGCGATGGTCTATCCGTGTTTCACGCTGCTGCTGGCGATCCTGGTGTTTGCGGCGGCCCAGTGGTTTGTCGTGCGGCGGTTTCGTGATTTTTACGCGGAGATGGAACTCGAATTGCCCGCGTCGGCGCAACTGCTGTTTTTCTCCGCTGAGGTCGGTCCGCCGATGGTGCTGGTGCTATTGCTGATCGGCCTGGTCACCGCCGTAACGCTGCGATTTGGCCTGGGGCGGGCGCGGTGGGGGATGCTGCTGGAGTACGTGCCGATTGTGGGCGTGCTCCGAAAATGGGCGTCGCTGGCGGAGATTTCCCGCCAGACCGGGGCCCTGGCTCGACTGCAGACGCCGCTGCCGGGCGCTTTGCTGGCGGTCGGTTCCAGCTGCTGCGACATTAGCTTTCGCGGCTTTTGTCAGCGGCTGGCGGAGCGGGTCGCCGCCGGATCATCGCTGTCGCAAGCGTTCCGCAGCGAGCGCAGGGCGCCCATCGCCATGCAGCCCTTTTTACGCTGGGGAGAAGCCGAAGACCGCCTGCCGGAAGCTCTGGAAGCGGCGGGAGAAATGCTGGAGCAACGCCTGCAGGTGCGGGCCGAACTGGTGCAAAGGCTGGGTCCCGTGATGGTCTATTTCACGACCGCTTTGCTCGTCGTCGGCCTGCTACTTTCGGTGTTGATCACCTTGTCGGTGCTTGCGTCCATAATGCTTTGGCTATCGTAG
- a CDS encoding redoxin domain-containing protein produces the protein MILGPLERSLSAALLTLPLLCLTSAVAADPSVSQALKLAPIQSEVDYQQPTDEEAEKCTIKSESTEQGVGWVLYDHEGRLLRKFLDSNRDKKVDLWCYYRNGVEVYRDIDADFNSKADQYRWLGPAGIRWGLDTNEDGSVDSWRAISAQEVSAEVVAALRDGDVRRFRLLLPTREELQSAGLGSKMQEQITEQANLAIEKFPQLASQQKKVSAGSKWIHFGATRPGVVPQGVDGNQRDLTVYDSVAAMVETDGKHEQINLGGMVQIGDAWRLLGHPQGLLGEPTQAGLFFGDPLANMDQVAVDNGGPQDDQSQEVIREIEGLESQIAKGGSAVALARLHDQRCDALERLIRIVASDEDRGNWIRQYADTVTTAMQANVFPNGQQRLERMLTSLKQEPDDANLAAYVQFRLMTLMYAMSLQAADADFAKIQDNWLKELTAFVEEYPTSTDAPDAMLQLALAEEFAGKEEAAKAWYGRIATNFPQSPLAAKAVGAARRIDSVGKPVAIAGKTLGGQQLSLAQFRGRVVLVHYWATWCEPCKEDMNVFRSLLAKYGAQGFSVLGVCLDSDADAAANYLRTVRAPWEHLYEEGGLDSRLANELGVLTLPTTLLIDKDGKVISRSINAGELDAELPKRLR, from the coding sequence ATGATTCTCGGTCCCCTCGAACGCTCCCTGTCGGCGGCGTTGTTGACTCTGCCGCTGCTCTGTTTAACGTCGGCGGTCGCCGCCGATCCCAGCGTGAGCCAGGCGTTGAAGCTTGCTCCCATCCAGTCGGAAGTTGACTACCAGCAACCCACCGACGAGGAAGCCGAGAAGTGCACGATCAAGTCGGAGTCGACCGAGCAAGGCGTCGGCTGGGTGCTGTACGACCACGAAGGCCGCCTGTTGCGGAAGTTCCTGGATTCCAACCGCGACAAAAAAGTCGACCTGTGGTGCTACTACCGGAACGGCGTCGAAGTTTACCGCGATATTGATGCCGACTTTAACAGCAAGGCGGATCAGTACCGCTGGCTGGGCCCTGCCGGTATTCGCTGGGGCCTCGACACCAACGAAGACGGCAGCGTCGACTCCTGGCGAGCGATCTCCGCCCAGGAGGTTTCCGCCGAGGTCGTCGCCGCCCTGCGCGACGGCGATGTGCGCCGGTTCCGACTGTTGCTGCCCACCCGGGAAGAGCTGCAAAGCGCTGGCCTGGGGAGCAAAATGCAGGAACAAATCACCGAACAGGCGAACCTTGCCATCGAGAAATTCCCCCAGCTGGCCAGCCAGCAGAAGAAAGTCTCGGCCGGTTCCAAATGGATCCATTTTGGCGCCACCCGCCCCGGCGTGGTGCCACAAGGCGTCGACGGCAACCAGCGCGACCTGACCGTTTACGATAGCGTCGCCGCTATGGTCGAGACCGACGGCAAGCACGAACAGATCAACCTGGGCGGCATGGTGCAGATCGGCGACGCCTGGCGATTGCTGGGTCATCCGCAGGGACTGCTCGGCGAGCCGACACAGGCCGGCCTGTTTTTTGGCGACCCGCTGGCCAACATGGACCAGGTGGCGGTCGACAACGGCGGTCCCCAGGACGACCAGTCCCAGGAGGTGATCCGCGAGATCGAAGGTCTGGAATCCCAGATCGCCAAAGGCGGCTCCGCCGTTGCCCTGGCCCGATTGCATGACCAGCGCTGCGACGCGCTCGAACGTTTGATCCGCATTGTCGCCAGCGATGAGGACCGCGGCAACTGGATTCGCCAGTACGCCGACACCGTCACCACGGCCATGCAGGCGAACGTCTTTCCGAACGGCCAGCAGCGCCTGGAACGGATGCTCACCAGTCTGAAGCAGGAACCCGATGACGCCAACCTGGCCGCGTATGTGCAGTTCCGTCTGATGACCCTGATGTACGCCATGAGTCTGCAGGCCGCTGACGCCGACTTCGCCAAAATCCAGGACAACTGGCTGAAGGAACTCACGGCGTTTGTGGAAGAATACCCGACCAGCACCGACGCTCCCGACGCCATGCTGCAGCTGGCCCTGGCGGAAGAGTTCGCCGGCAAAGAAGAAGCCGCCAAGGCCTGGTACGGCCGCATCGCTACGAACTTCCCGCAGTCGCCGCTGGCCGCCAAAGCAGTCGGCGCCGCGCGACGCATCGACTCGGTCGGCAAGCCGGTTGCGATCGCCGGCAAAACACTGGGCGGACAACAGCTGAGCCTGGCCCAGTTTCGCGGCCGCGTGGTGCTGGTCCACTACTGGGCCACCTGGTGCGAACCGTGCAAGGAAGATATGAACGTGTTCCGTTCCCTGCTCGCCAAGTACGGCGCGCAAGGCTTCTCCGTGCTGGGCGTTTGTCTCGATAGCGACGCCGACGCCGCGGCCAACTACCTGCGCACCGTCAGGGCGCCGTGGGAGCACCTGTACGAAGAAGGCGGCCTCGACAGTCGACTGGCCAACGAGCTGGGCGTGCTTACGCTGCCGACGACGCTGCTGATCGATAAGGACGGCAAGGTCATCAGCCGCAGCATCAACGCTGGCGAACTCGACGCGGAACTGCCGAAACGCCTCCGCTAG
- a CDS encoding LptF/LptG family permease produces MPYWILDRYLLRLFLKVLLVSFLSLTGLFVVIDAFNNLDEFISHAEKQGSLVSVLVEYYGARVLSFFDRTSALLSLISAIFVLTWLQRTNELTAILASGVPHRRVIRPILIAATCVSLLAAVNREVGIPQVRDKLMRNAQDWTGDSARKLSPKTDYRTNVVINGSTAFALEERIEKPDFRLHTPPAGFGRKLIAAEAFYQQPVDEQPGGYRLSKVSSPDDIDELTSAHLSDGSPFILTSHDTPWLKSGECFLVSEIDFQQLTKGNQVQQFSSFAELWAGLQNRSLDYGADVRVKLHSRLVQPLLDMTLVVLGLPLVISRGHRNMFVAAGYCLGLVIAFFMVVIACQTLGAGTLLSPAFAAWLPLLIFVPLAFTLTGPMRE; encoded by the coding sequence ATGCCGTACTGGATTCTCGATCGCTATCTGCTGCGACTGTTTCTCAAGGTGCTGCTGGTCAGTTTCTTGAGCCTGACCGGTCTGTTCGTGGTGATCGATGCCTTTAATAACCTGGACGAGTTCATCTCCCACGCCGAAAAGCAGGGAAGCCTGGTCTCGGTGCTGGTCGAATACTACGGCGCCCGGGTGCTGTCGTTCTTTGATCGCACGAGCGCGCTGCTCTCGTTGATTTCGGCCATTTTTGTGCTGACCTGGCTGCAGCGCACCAACGAGCTTACCGCGATCCTGGCAAGCGGCGTGCCGCACCGCCGAGTGATCCGCCCGATTCTGATCGCCGCCACCTGCGTCAGCCTGCTGGCCGCCGTGAACCGGGAAGTCGGTATCCCCCAGGTGCGCGACAAGCTGATGCGGAACGCCCAGGACTGGACGGGCGACTCGGCCCGGAAACTGTCCCCCAAGACCGACTACCGCACCAATGTCGTCATCAACGGCAGCACGGCGTTCGCCCTGGAAGAACGGATCGAAAAACCCGACTTTCGCCTGCACACGCCGCCTGCCGGCTTTGGCCGGAAGCTGATTGCGGCCGAGGCCTTTTACCAGCAACCCGTCGACGAACAGCCGGGCGGATACCGCTTGAGCAAAGTCTCCTCGCCGGACGATATCGACGAGCTGACGTCGGCCCATTTATCCGACGGCTCCCCGTTTATTCTCACGTCGCACGATACGCCCTGGCTGAAATCGGGCGAATGCTTTCTGGTCAGCGAGATCGATTTCCAGCAGCTGACCAAAGGGAACCAGGTGCAGCAGTTCTCTTCCTTCGCCGAACTCTGGGCCGGACTGCAGAACCGCAGCCTGGACTACGGCGCCGATGTCCGCGTCAAACTACACAGTCGCCTGGTGCAGCCGCTCCTGGATATGACGCTGGTCGTACTGGGACTGCCGCTGGTGATTTCCCGCGGACACCGGAACATGTTCGTAGCGGCCGGCTACTGCCTGGGTCTGGTGATCGCCTTTTTCATGGTGGTGATCGCTTGCCAGACGCTGGGGGCGGGCACGTTGCTCAGCCCCGCATTTGCGGCCTGGCTTCCCTTGCTGATCTTTGTGCCGCTCGCCTTCACCCTGACCGGACCAATGCGCGAGTAA
- a CDS encoding purine-nucleoside phosphorylase yields MLIRSAAISAASGKGQPHAPDAETREAAAAQQRLHQQTRLGLTCDRVRAAAEAIRRRFPHQVKAALILGTGMGRVAQRIESPVVIPYGEIPYFARSTALGHKGQLVCGQLGGQPVAAMEGRVHLYEGYTLEEVTLPVRVMALLGAEILTVSNASGGMNPQFASGDIMVIDDHISMLGVRCQPPEACRGDLSDGLYGRRCSPYDRRLIEQALAVARRENFTAQRGVYAAMSGPNYETRAEYRFLLRLGADVVGMSTVPEVMIAAQLGLRVLALSTVTNVATPDIQQVVDPQEVIAAAEAAEPHLRKIIVGILEQASRTEDC; encoded by the coding sequence ATGCTGATTCGATCGGCTGCGATTTCGGCGGCTTCTGGTAAAGGCCAGCCGCATGCGCCGGACGCAGAAACCCGGGAAGCGGCCGCCGCGCAGCAGCGCCTGCATCAGCAAACGCGATTGGGCCTGACCTGTGATCGCGTACGAGCCGCCGCAGAAGCGATTCGCCGCCGGTTCCCCCATCAGGTGAAAGCGGCCCTGATCCTGGGCACCGGCATGGGGCGGGTGGCCCAGCGGATTGAATCGCCGGTGGTGATTCCGTACGGGGAGATCCCGTATTTCGCTCGGTCGACGGCCCTGGGACATAAAGGGCAGCTGGTGTGCGGTCAGCTGGGCGGCCAGCCTGTCGCCGCTATGGAAGGCCGCGTCCATCTTTATGAAGGCTACACGCTTGAGGAAGTCACGCTGCCGGTCCGTGTAATGGCGCTGCTGGGCGCGGAGATTCTGACCGTCTCCAATGCCAGCGGCGGTATGAACCCGCAGTTTGCCTCGGGCGACATCATGGTGATCGACGACCATATCAGCATGCTGGGAGTGCGCTGCCAGCCGCCGGAAGCGTGTCGCGGGGACTTGTCCGACGGTTTATACGGCCGCCGTTGTTCGCCGTACGATCGCCGGCTGATTGAACAGGCGCTGGCGGTGGCCCGGCGCGAGAACTTTACCGCCCAGCGCGGCGTCTACGCGGCGATGAGCGGGCCGAATTATGAAACCCGGGCCGAGTACCGCTTTTTGCTGCGGCTGGGGGCCGATGTCGTCGGCATGTCGACCGTGCCCGAAGTGATGATCGCCGCCCAACTGGGGCTACGGGTGCTGGCCTTATCGACCGTCACCAATGTCGCCACCCCTGATATCCAGCAGGTGGTCGACCCGCAGGAAGTCATCGCCGCGGCGGAAGCCGCCGAACCGCACCTGCGAAAAATCATCGTCGGCATCCTGGAGCAAGCCTCCCGCACCGAGGATTGTTAA
- a CDS encoding PDZ domain-containing protein → MSRYPIFTLALLLASLFLSAASAQAQNQPKLGFEGIENGRGIYVQQVEYASAAQQMGLEPGAVLLSINGVAVESHAHYLEVLRDAVTNHQGKVEIVAKNSRPYPAQITLSGVIDDNYMVSHADTTSH, encoded by the coding sequence ATGAGCCGTTACCCCATTTTCACCCTGGCGCTGCTGCTCGCGAGTTTGTTCCTGTCGGCCGCCTCCGCCCAGGCCCAGAACCAGCCCAAACTGGGCTTCGAAGGCATCGAAAACGGCCGGGGCATCTATGTCCAACAGGTCGAATACGCGAGCGCCGCACAACAAATGGGGCTGGAGCCCGGAGCCGTGTTGCTAAGCATTAACGGAGTCGCCGTCGAGTCGCACGCCCATTACCTTGAGGTGCTGCGGGACGCCGTGACGAATCACCAGGGCAAGGTGGAAATCGTGGCGAAGAACAGCCGCCCCTATCCCGCCCAGATTACCCTGTCTGGCGTGATCGACGACAACTACATGGTCAGCCATGCGGATACGACTTCCCACTAA